Genomic window (Candidatus Alcyoniella australis):
TGCGGTTGCTCGACCGCCAGGATCTGCTCAACATGGCCGCCAAACTTGAGCCGCCCGCGTTGCTGCTGGTGCTCGACGGCATTGAGGACCCGCACAACCTTGGAGCCCTGGTGCGCAGCGCCGATGCTGCCGGAGCAGCGGCCGTGATCTTGGCCAAAGATCGCAGCGCGCCGCTCTCGAGCACAGCGGTGCGCGCCTCGGCCGGAGCCCTGGCCCACGTGCCCATTGCCCGTGTGCCCAACCTGGCCCAGACAATTATTGCGCTCAAGGATTGCGGCTGGTGGTGCGTGGGGCTGGACATGCAGGGCGATTGCTCGCTGTTCGACCTCGACCCGTTTGACAAGACCGTGCTGGCCCTGGGCGCCGAGGGCAAAGGCCTGGGCCGCACCGTGCTTAAAGCCTGCGACCTAGTCTGCTCGATCCCATTGGCAGGCAAGGTCGAATCGCTCAACGCCTCGGTGGCCGGAGCCCTGGGCCTGTTCGAGGTAGTGCGGAAAAGAAAAATATAAGTTAGAATATTATTTAGCTTGGTAGCGATGAAATAGAATCGACGTTTAATCGGGCGATAGGTTCCCCCTGCTGTAATCAATAATCGATGGTGCCCCATGAGTAACGATAAGATCCTGATCCTCGACGATGGCCCGGCTGGTCTGGAAAAGGAAGGCAAGGATAAAGACAAGGACAAACTTGGGTTCTCGATCTTCCGCGATGTGATCTGCAAAATCATTGACGCGCAGGACCTGGAAAGTTCGTTCACCATCGGTCTGTTCGGCCAATACGGTTCGGGCAAGACCACGGTGCTGCGTTGGATATTCGATGCCGCGACGAAGAAGGATGCAGTGGTGACGGTGTGGTTCAACCCCTGGCGCTTTGTGCAGGAAGAGCACCTGATCATCCCGTTCTTTCATGCCCTGGCCGATGCACTGAGTAGTTACAAGACACCAGACCCCACTGTCCGAAAGACGGTTAAGGGATTCTTGAAAAAGGTGAAAATGATCCCGGCGGCCCTGGCCCACGGGGCCAAGCTCGGCGTTTCGTTGCCCGGAGGGTTGGCGAGTGTTGAGATCGATGTGGAAAGGGCATTGGCCTATGAAGAATCAGCCAAAAGAAAAAAAATAGATAAATTAAAGGATGAGTATCAAAGCCTATATTACAACCTGACCGAGCAGCTGACAGCGGAGGTCAAGGATTTTCGCGTTGTGGTCTGTATCGACGATCTGGACCGTTGTTTGCCGGAAAAGGCGATCGAGCTGTTGGAGGGGATCAAGGTTTTTCTCGATATCCCCGGATTCTTCTTTGTCATCGGCGTTGACGAGCGCGTTATCCGGCGCGGGATCGAGGTTCGTTACCAAGACTTCACACTCAACAAATCCGCGAAGATCCCCATCGATCCCGGCGAATATCTGGAGAAGATCATCCAACTGCCGATCAACCTTCCCACACCCGCACAGACCAAGATGAAGGCCCTGATAAAAGAGAAGACAAAGGGCGACAAGCAGCTTACCAATTACTGCGACCTGGTCTCGGACGTGATGCAACGCAGACCGCGGGCCTGCAAGCGCGCGATCAACATGCTCTCGACCAACATTGCTTTGGCCGATGCTCGGAAAAAGCAGGACACGGAGTTTGATTATAAGCCAGACCTGCTGGCCAAGTGGACGCTGCTCAGATCGTTGGCCAATCCGGAGCTGATCCGCTGGATAGAGAAAAAACCGTCTCTTCTGTTCGATATTCAGCAGGCAATCTCAAAGGACGACCAGCAAATGTCAGGGCCGAAATTAAAACTTCCCGAAGAGCTGACGGACTGGGATGCGGTAATTACCGGGGACTGGTATGAAGATGTGTGTGCAATTCTTGTCACGGGCGGTGAGTCAAAATTAGAGGTATTTCCTAACGATGAACGGGAGATAAGAAAGTATATCGAATTGGCCGCGGCTACTGGAATCGATAAACCGGAATCAAAGGGTGTGCGACGGACGAAAAGCCGCAGAAAGCCGGGCGAAATGGTGCGCATCCCGGCGGGCGAGTTCTGGATGGGCAGCGACGATGGAAAACCTGATGAGAGCCCGGCCAGACGTGAGCAAACCGGTGCATTTGATATCGGCGTATTCCCGGTGACCAATGCGGAATTTAAGGTATTCATTGATAACGACTCAGAGTATTTCAATCGAGTCCGCAACGAGGAGCGATTCCTTATGCATTGGGAAAGGGGGGATGAAGAATCAGCAAATTGGAATCCGCGCACAGGCAAGGAAAATCACCCGGTTGTGTTTGTGAATTGGCACGATGCTGCGGCCTACTGCAAATGGCGCAGCCAAAAAGAGGGAAAACACTATCGTCTGCCCAAGGAGAAAGAGTGGGAAAGGGCGGCCAGGGGAGACAATGATCAGCGGAAATATCCCTGGGGTGATGAGTTCGATTCTGCATTCTGCAATTCCGAATCATCGGACATTGGGGATACCAATGAAGTCGGGTCATACCCCGAGGGAGCGAGCCCCCACAGTTGCCAGGAGATGGCCGGCAACGTCTGGGAATGGTGCGATGATTGGTACGACCGATGGAAAGATTCCCATGTTGTTCGCGGCGGTTCCTGGAACTACAATGCGTTCAACATACGCGCATCGAGTCGCCTCAGGATCGGGCCGGATGCTCGCGGCTACTACATTGGATTTCGACTTTCCCGGGACTGAAAAATTACCCTTGAGCCCTTTTTCCCTTTTACCCTTTGCCTGCCCCGAGCTTGGTCGAGGGGCCGGGTTTCGCCGGTGTGGAAACGAGTTGCAGCCACTGAATAGGCGCTTTTTGCGCTGGCTAAAAAATCGATGATTAGGGCAAGCATCGTCCCCGCGCCACAAATGGCGATGTAGTGTGGTCGATATGCCTGAGCCCGGAAAATAAAGCTAAAGATTATCAATAAAATAAACTAAAAGTGGATTTATTTGGATTGCTTAACTGGAGCGTTAAAA
Coding sequences:
- the rlmB gene encoding 23S rRNA (guanosine(2251)-2'-O)-methyltransferase RlmB encodes the protein MGHKPDNRHDDEQWWKGPHAVLELLRADPTRIEALFATPQALGRLKNSLAAALPSHIKVRSVDRARLDQLCGASDHQGIAARLAIDVRLLDRQDLLNMAAKLEPPALLLVLDGIEDPHNLGALVRSADAAGAAAVILAKDRSAPLSSTAVRASAGALAHVPIARVPNLAQTIIALKDCGWWCVGLDMQGDCSLFDLDPFDKTVLALGAEGKGLGRTVLKACDLVCSIPLAGKVESLNASVAGALGLFEVVRKRKI
- a CDS encoding SUMF1/EgtB/PvdO family nonheme iron enzyme; protein product: MSNDKILILDDGPAGLEKEGKDKDKDKLGFSIFRDVICKIIDAQDLESSFTIGLFGQYGSGKTTVLRWIFDAATKKDAVVTVWFNPWRFVQEEHLIIPFFHALADALSSYKTPDPTVRKTVKGFLKKVKMIPAALAHGAKLGVSLPGGLASVEIDVERALAYEESAKRKKIDKLKDEYQSLYYNLTEQLTAEVKDFRVVVCIDDLDRCLPEKAIELLEGIKVFLDIPGFFFVIGVDERVIRRGIEVRYQDFTLNKSAKIPIDPGEYLEKIIQLPINLPTPAQTKMKALIKEKTKGDKQLTNYCDLVSDVMQRRPRACKRAINMLSTNIALADARKKQDTEFDYKPDLLAKWTLLRSLANPELIRWIEKKPSLLFDIQQAISKDDQQMSGPKLKLPEELTDWDAVITGDWYEDVCAILVTGGESKLEVFPNDEREIRKYIELAAATGIDKPESKGVRRTKSRRKPGEMVRIPAGEFWMGSDDGKPDESPARREQTGAFDIGVFPVTNAEFKVFIDNDSEYFNRVRNEERFLMHWERGDEESANWNPRTGKENHPVVFVNWHDAAAYCKWRSQKEGKHYRLPKEKEWERAARGDNDQRKYPWGDEFDSAFCNSESSDIGDTNEVGSYPEGASPHSCQEMAGNVWEWCDDWYDRWKDSHVVRGGSWNYNAFNIRASSRLRIGPDARGYYIGFRLSRD